The Hippoglossus stenolepis isolate QCI-W04-F060 chromosome 11, HSTE1.2, whole genome shotgun sequence genome includes a window with the following:
- the ahsg2 gene encoding alpha-2-HS-glycoprotein 2 has translation MNPLGFAVVVGLLVGTWAQVDVLRPLCDSPDVEEAAMAAQDYLNGQHVHGYKYALNRIEDIKILHRANGVDTYVLEIDLLETNCHVMDPTPVANCTVRPKISTAVEGDCDVVLEKIAGVLNVTAFKCKTDESREDECEDQRGDCSDLLPLNHTLALDFVQASLATFNNNTVNKTYTILEVGRMSSQVLLSSIQYSVEYVVVEANCTGNACIPLNDPMAERGFCTATGVKAAHSVDCRMFPAPMMPVVDANSTVAAAPAVPPMVHVHTGSLSHKHGLRHHKLTSLHDPHLSGLLSSESGESAEVVPVVPAVVDAAAPVAGPAATADPAAAADPAPAADPTPAADSLSTSESSNSKEVPLHIFKRDVVAVDALVPVAPPACPGRVRFFS, from the exons ATGAATCCTCTGGGCTTCGCTGTGGTTGTGGGACTTCTGGTGGGGACGTGGGCTCAGGTCGACGTGCTGCGGCCTCTGTGCGACTCCCCTGATGTGGAGGAGGCTGCGATGGCGGCCCAGGATTACCTCAATGGCCAGCATGTTCACGGCTACAAGTATGCACTGAACAGGATCGAGGATATCAAGATCCTTCACAGG GCTAATGGAGTCGACACATACGTCCTTGAAATTGACCTGCTGGAGACAAACTGTCATGTGATGGACCCCACACCTGTTGCCAACTGCACAGTCCGACCCAAAATATCGACG GCCGTGGAGGGAGACTGCGATGTGGTGCTGGAGAAAATTGCAGGAGTTCTGAATGTGACTGCATTCAAGTGTAAAACAGACG AATCAAGAGAGGACGAGTGCGAGGACCAGCGCGGGGACTGTTCCGATCTCCTCCCTCTGAATCACACTTTAGCGCTGGACTTTGTGCAGGCCTCGCTGGCGACCTTTAATAACAACACTGTGAATAAGACCTACACCATCCTGGAGGTTGGAAGGATGTCGTCACAG GTTCTGCTTTCTTCGATACAGTATTCAGTAGAATATGTCGTGGTTGAGGCTAATTGCACTGGCAACGCCTGCATCCCTCTGAATGACCCCATGGCT GAACGTGGTTTTTGTACTGCAACAGGTGTCAAAGCTGCTCACAGTGTGGACTGCAGGATGTTCCCTGCTCCCATG ATGCCAGTTGTAGATGCCAACAgcactgtggctgcagctccagccGTGCCACCAATGGTCCACGTACACACAGGCAGCCTGTCACACAAGCACGGTCTGAGACACCACAAACTGACCTCCCTCCATGACCCTCATCTGAGTGGCCTTCTGTCATCAGAGTCAGGGGAGTCCGCAGAAGTTGTACCTGTGGTCCCTGCAGTGGTTGATGCTGCTGCACCTGTTGCAGGTCCTGCTGCTACTGCagatcctgctgctgctgctgatcctgctccagctgctgatCCCACTCCAGCTGCCGACTCTCTATCAACCTCAGAATCCTCCAATAGTAAAGAGGTCCCTTTGCATATCTTTAAGAgagatgtagttgctgttgaTGCATTAGTCCCTGTAGCTCCTCCAGCATGTCCAGGAAGGGTCAGATTCTTCAGTTGA
- the LOC118117215 gene encoding histone-lysine N-methyltransferase 2D isoform X2, with product MAWSVGSKSLLCLGLFVVASSFCSCSPLTRLKALDKSKENSMISRGSGLHHGRLLIGQNSLQGAKVKAIGTSMELLDLDADYQADIGWAEPKQAKGQGDDSSSPKPGEAVVDQLLKLEPKVECTGDSMKLQIQGAASTPGSLFFVDRGSNLSPLPLSKLPQSCGYTIQSTRRDFVLVAPYDGCFVAHEEDCYVLPLRWCGLPVRMSCPLMRPSAPNPPMVTCHSEGMVVKTDWMISVAKIKVNLNDVWEPLMRASAKCGFSIVVHPDGVVISVPYAPCLKKKDGLYTLELYGDGETKISCPSLSATEPEPTKSPPKYPELQTEVPSKGVHPMTPSHNSGSPPDQTFAQNPEVPYYPSYPHYFYPYPDLKPVTTAQPLSSPLSKTTEVQSKQTAPEGQMPQKFQPFYVWPSQPEQVPVEKETPVDSSATQRPNEKVENPFYHYPHNFQHPNFIPVQMPENPATQSPVTKPPPGKFPEYVLPNYYPSGPTQKPQEPTSSKPENQEYKPQPVPPVSQEPQGQIYQPFYPNPFYTPLWPQGPYQPQMPAPTLAPKGQVNPDTQSPVTKPPPGKFPEYVLPNYYPSGPTQKLQEPTSSKPENQEYKPQPVPPVSQEPQGQIYPPFYPNPFYTPLWPQGPYQPQMPAPTLAPKGQVNPDTQSPVTKPPPGKFPEYVLPNYYPSGPTQKLQEPTSSKPENQEYKPQPVPPVSQGPQGQIYPPFYPNPFYTPLWPQGPYQPQMPAPTLAPKGQVNPATQSPVTKPPPGKFPEYVLPNYYPSGPTQKLQEPTSSKPENQEYKPQPVPPVSQEPQGQIYQPFYPNPFYTPLWPQGPYQPQMPAPTLAPKGQVNPGTSNPQIPGKLSPSKPPSAPQSKVPSQPEAPAGEVQQQLYPYFYQPEPEKQPDEKPQPSQEPGAKPAVNPPEGNVYYPFNPYYPQQPQQITLPPTTSTQRPQPNKGPSNGGNVHQGPQPGSPYMPPFYCPQFCPSGISNCCPQIAFHQHMHHFVPAGLGSENAPLVYPVMPYLSSLGYSGIDRGLADPSPEQTVSTTATSATALQQALPPQNEQLPYLLPPDGVSIPINQMPTYPYFVPNLYLQQNLPQSQSAVNYNAPSRPQAPGNWQGNPHYIQSQLSQLQLLANQQRVPRATELKPSNVKTSDSEEPMQAKVKSVADRFLVPNPMLQDARAPIANSSQQFLGALKKSTNAQSKSYVLLQQGPPGRERNSNTEDLLADTTLQSQNLKPHHRNLNPLQDNPPFVSAMDGSHFAPLPKDSFNTAHINPELLEKIWKLRRPLGYNQRIPAHAPGEEFQGWHSAADQRTGTMRPER from the exons ATGGCGTGGAGTGTGGGCAGTAAAAGTTTACTATGTCTAGGACTTTTTGTGGTTGCTAGTTCATTTTGCAGTTGTAGCCCCCTGACGAGGCTTAAGGCACTGGATAAATCAAAAGAAAACTCGATGATTAGCCGAGGAAGTGGTCTGCACCATGGACGACTCCTCATTGGGCAAAACTCTCTGCAAGGTGCAAAAGTTAAAGCAATCGGTACCTCAATGGAACTCCTGGATTTAGATGCTGATTACCAAGCTGATATTG GTTGGGCAGAGCCCAAACAAGCTAAAGGACAAGGTGACGACTCGTCAAGCCCAAAGCCAGGCGAGGCAGTGGTGGATCAACTTCTTAAACTGGAACCGAAGGTTGAATGTACAGGAGACTCCATGAAGCTTCAAATCCAGGGTGCTGCCTCTACCCCTGGATCTCTATTCTTTGTGGACCGAG GAAGCAACCTGTCTCCACTGCCCCTGTCCAAGTTGCCTCAAAGCTGTGGTTACACAATCCAGTCAACAAGGAGAGATTTTGTCTTGGTTGCACCCTATGATGGCTGCTTTGTTGCTCATGAG GAGGACTGCTATGTTCTCCCCTTGCGTTGGTGCGGGTTACCGGTGAGGATGTCATGTCCTTTGATGAGACCTTCTGCACCTAACCCTCCAATGGTCACCTGCCACTCTGAGGGCATGGTTGTGAAAACCGATTGGATGATCTCTGTTGCTAAAATTAAAGTAAACT TGAATGATGTCTGGGAGCCTCTGATGAGGGCCTCAGCCAAATGTGGGTTCAGCATAGTTGTACATCCTGATGGTGTTGTCATCTCTGTTCCCTATGCACCCTGCCTGAAGAAAAAG GATGGTCTGTACACCCTGGAACTCTATGGAGATGGAGAAACCAAAATTTCCTGTCCATCACTGTCAGCAACTGAACCTGAACCCACAAAAAGCCCACCAAAGTATCCAGAACTGCAAACTGAAGTGCCAAGCAAAGGGGTACATCCCATGACCCCATCTCATAATTCTGGTTCACCTCCTGATCAAACTTTTGCTCAGAACCCAGAGGTACCATACTATCCTTCGTACCCACATTACTTCTACCCTTATCCAGATCTTAAACCTGTAACTACTGCGCAGCCACTGTCATCTCCTTTAAGCAAGACAACTGAAGTGCAATCCAAACAAACTGCCCCTGAAGGACAAATGCCCCAGAAATTCCAGCCTTTTTATGTCTGGCCATCTCAACCTGAACAAGTGCCTGTTGAAAAAGAGACTCCAGTAGACTCTTCAGCCACCCAACGACCTAATGAAAAAGTGGAAAACCCTTTTTATCATTATCCACACAATTTTCAACACCCTAACTTCATTCCTGTACAGATGCCTGAAAACCCTGCTACGCAGTCACCAGTAACTAAACCACCGCCAG GTAAATTCCCTGAATATGTCCTTCCAAATTACTACCCATCTGGACCTACTCAGAAACCTCAAGAACCCACTTCAAGCAAACCTGAGAACCAAGAATACAAACCACAACCGGTACCCCCAGTTTCTCAGGAACCTCAGGGACAAATATACCAGCCGTTCTACCCAAACCCATTTTACACTCCCTTATGGCCTCAAGGCCCTTACCAGCCACAGATGCCAGCCCCTACACTGGCTCCAAAGGGCCAAGTAAACCCTGATACGCAGTCACCAGTAACTAAACCACCGCCAGGTAAATTCCCTGAATATGTCCTTCCAAATTACTACCCATCTGGACCTACTCAGAAACTTCAAGAACCCACTTCAAGCAAACCTGAGAACCAAGAATACAAACCACAACCGGTACCCCCAGTTTCTCAGGAACCTCAGGGACAAATATACCCGCCGTTCTACCCAAACCCATTTTACACTCCCTTATGGCCTCAAGGCCCTTACCAGCCACAGATGCCAGCCCCTACACTGGCTCCAAAGGGCCAAGTAAACCCTGATACGCAGTCACCAGTAACTAAACCACCGCCAGGTAAATTCCCTGAATATGTCCTTCCAAATTACTACCCATCTGGACCTACTCAGAAACTTCAAGAACCCACTTCAAGCAAACCTGAGAACCAAGAATACAAACCACAACCGGTACCCCCAGTTTCTCAGGGACCTCAGGGACAAATATACCCGCCGTTCTACCCAAACCCATTTTACACTCCCTTATGGCCTCAAGGCCCTTACCAGCCACAGATGCCAGCCCCTACACTGGCTCCAAAGGGCCAAGTAAACCCTGCTACGCAGTCACCAGTAACTAAACCACCGCCAGGTAAATTCCCTGAATATGTCCTTCCAAATTACTACCCATCTGGACCTACTCAGAAACTTCAAGAACCCACTTCAAGCAAACCTGAGAACCAAGAATACAAACCACAACCGGTACCCCCAGTTTCTCAGGAACCTCAGGGACAAATATACCAGCCGTTCTACCCAAACCCATTTTACACTCCCTTATGGCCTCAAGGCCCTTACCAGCCACAGATGCCAGCCCCTACACTGGCTCCAAAGGGCCAAGTAAACCCTGGGACATCAAACCCCCAAATCCCTGGGAAATTGTCACCCAGTAAACCACCTTCAGCTCCACAGAGCAAAGTGCCATCACAACCTGAAGCTCCTGCAGGCGAAGTACAACAGCAGCTCTATCCCTACTTCTACCAACCAGAGCCTGAAAAACAACCAGATGAGAAGCCACAACCATCTCAGGAACCAGGTGCTAAACCAGCTGTCAACCCTCCAGAAGGCAATGTGTATTACCCTTTTAACCCTTATTACccccagcagcctcagcagatAACGTTACCCCCTACTACCTCCACACAGAGACCACAACCTAACAAAGGACCTAGTAATGGTGGTAATGTCCACCAAGGTCCACAACCAGGCTCTCCATATATGCCCCCTTTCTACTGCCCTCAATTCTGCCCATCTGGCATTTCTAATTGCTGTCCACAAATTGCTTTTCATCAACACATGCATCATTTTGTTCCAGCTGGACTTGGCAGTGAAAATGCTCCTCTAGTCTATCCAGTAATGCCATATCTCTCTTCATTGGGATATTCTGGGATTGATAGGGGCTTGGCTGATCCCTCTCCAGAGCAAACAGTGTCAACAACTGCCACCTCTGCAACCGCTTTACAACAGGCCCTTCCACCTCAGAATGAACAGCTGCCATATCTCCTGCCACCAGATGGTGTCAGTATACCTATAAATCAGATGCCAACCTACCCTTATTTTGTACCCAATCTATATCTACAACAAAATTTACCACAAAGCCAGTCAGCAGTTAATTACAATGCACCCTCTAGACCCCAGGCTCCTGGTAATTGGCAAGGAAATCcacattatatacagtcacaaCTGAGTCAACTACAGCTTTTGGCAAACCAGCAAAGGGTGCCCAGAGCCACGGAACTAAAACCATCTAATGTGAAAACCAGTGATTCTGAAGAGCCAATGCAAGCTAAAGTCAAAAGTGTAGCTGATCGTTTTCTTGTCCCTAACCCCATGCTTCAAGATGCCCGAGCACCTATTGCAAACTCCTCACAACAATTTCTTGGTGCCTTAAAGAAATCTACCAATGCTCAATCAAAGAGTTATGTGCTGCTACAGCAGGGCCCACCAGGTAGGGAGCGCAACAGTAACACTGAAGATCTGCTTGCTGACACAACCCTCCAGTCACAAAATCTTAAACCCCATCATCGGAATTTAAATCCCCTACAGGATAACCCCCCATTTGTCTCTGCAATGGATGGCTCTCATTTTGCACCATTGCCCAAGGACTCTTTCAATACAGCGCATATAAATCCTGAATTATTAGAAAAAATTTGGAAACTCAGGCGACCCCTCGGCTACAACCAAAGGATTCCAGCCCATGCTCCTGGAGAGGAATTTCAAGGATGGCACTCAGCAGCTGACCAAAG GACTGGAACTATGCGCCCAGAGAGGTGA
- the LOC118117215 gene encoding proline-rich protein 36 isoform X1, which produces MAWSVGSKSLLCLGLFVVASSFCSCSPLTRLKALDKSKENSMISRGSGLHHGRLLIGQNSLQGAKVKAIGTSMELLDLDADYQADIGWAEPKQAKGQGDDSSSPKPGEAVVDQLLKLEPKVECTGDSMKLQIQGAASTPGSLFFVDRGSNLSPLPLSKLPQSCGYTIQSTRRDFVLVAPYDGCFVAHEEDCYVLPLRWCGLPVRMSCPLMRPSAPNPPMVTCHSEGMVVKTDWMISVAKIKVNLNDVWEPLMRASAKCGFSIVVHPDGVVISVPYAPCLKKKDGLYTLELYGDGETKISCPSLSATEPEPTKSPPKYPELQTEVPSKGVHPMTPSHNSGSPPDQTFAQNPEVPYYPSYPHYFYPYPDLKPVTTAQPLSSPLSKTTEVQSKQTAPEGQMPQKFQPFYVWPSQPEQVPVEKETPVDSSATQRPNEKVENPFYHYPHNFQHPNFIPVQMPENPATQSPVTKPPPGKFPEYVLPNYYPSGPTQKPQEPTSSKPENQEYKPQPVPPVSQEPQGQIYQPFYPNPFYTPLWPQGPYQPQMPTPTLAPKGQVNPDTQSPVTKPPPGKFPEYVLPNYYPSGPTQKPQEPTSSKPENQEYKPQPVPPVSQEPQGQIYQPFYPNPFYTPLWPQGPYQPQMPAPTLAPKGQVNPDTQSPVTKPPPGKFPEYVLPNYYPSGPTQKLQEPTSSKPENQEYKPQPVPPVSQEPQGQIYPPFYPNPFYTPLWPQGPYQPQMPAPTLAPKGQVNPDTQSPVTKPPPGKFPEYVLPNYYPSGPTQKLQEPTSSKPENQEYKPQPVPPVSQGPQGQIYPPFYPNPFYTPLWPQGPYQPQMPAPTLAPKGQVNPATQSPVTKPPPGKFPEYVLPNYYPSGPTQKLQEPTSSKPENQEYKPQPVPPVSQEPQGQIYQPFYPNPFYTPLWPQGPYQPQMPAPTLAPKGQVNPGTSNPQIPGKLSPSKPPSAPQSKVPSQPEAPAGEVQQQLYPYFYQPEPEKQPDEKPQPSQEPGAKPAVNPPEGNVYYPFNPYYPQQPQQITLPPTTSTQRPQPNKGPSNGGNVHQGPQPGSPYMPPFYCPQFCPSGISNCCPQIAFHQHMHHFVPAGLGSENAPLVYPVMPYLSSLGYSGIDRGLADPSPEQTVSTTATSATALQQALPPQNEQLPYLLPPDGVSIPINQMPTYPYFVPNLYLQQNLPQSQSAVNYNAPSRPQAPGNWQGNPHYIQSQLSQLQLLANQQRVPRATELKPSNVKTSDSEEPMQAKVKSVADRFLVPNPMLQDARAPIANSSQQFLGALKKSTNAQSKSYVLLQQGPPGRERNSNTEDLLADTTLQSQNLKPHHRNLNPLQDNPPFVSAMDGSHFAPLPKDSFNTAHINPELLEKIWKLRRPLGYNQRIPAHAPGEEFQGWHSAADQRTGTMRPER; this is translated from the exons ATGGCGTGGAGTGTGGGCAGTAAAAGTTTACTATGTCTAGGACTTTTTGTGGTTGCTAGTTCATTTTGCAGTTGTAGCCCCCTGACGAGGCTTAAGGCACTGGATAAATCAAAAGAAAACTCGATGATTAGCCGAGGAAGTGGTCTGCACCATGGACGACTCCTCATTGGGCAAAACTCTCTGCAAGGTGCAAAAGTTAAAGCAATCGGTACCTCAATGGAACTCCTGGATTTAGATGCTGATTACCAAGCTGATATTG GTTGGGCAGAGCCCAAACAAGCTAAAGGACAAGGTGACGACTCGTCAAGCCCAAAGCCAGGCGAGGCAGTGGTGGATCAACTTCTTAAACTGGAACCGAAGGTTGAATGTACAGGAGACTCCATGAAGCTTCAAATCCAGGGTGCTGCCTCTACCCCTGGATCTCTATTCTTTGTGGACCGAG GAAGCAACCTGTCTCCACTGCCCCTGTCCAAGTTGCCTCAAAGCTGTGGTTACACAATCCAGTCAACAAGGAGAGATTTTGTCTTGGTTGCACCCTATGATGGCTGCTTTGTTGCTCATGAG GAGGACTGCTATGTTCTCCCCTTGCGTTGGTGCGGGTTACCGGTGAGGATGTCATGTCCTTTGATGAGACCTTCTGCACCTAACCCTCCAATGGTCACCTGCCACTCTGAGGGCATGGTTGTGAAAACCGATTGGATGATCTCTGTTGCTAAAATTAAAGTAAACT TGAATGATGTCTGGGAGCCTCTGATGAGGGCCTCAGCCAAATGTGGGTTCAGCATAGTTGTACATCCTGATGGTGTTGTCATCTCTGTTCCCTATGCACCCTGCCTGAAGAAAAAG GATGGTCTGTACACCCTGGAACTCTATGGAGATGGAGAAACCAAAATTTCCTGTCCATCACTGTCAGCAACTGAACCTGAACCCACAAAAAGCCCACCAAAGTATCCAGAACTGCAAACTGAAGTGCCAAGCAAAGGGGTACATCCCATGACCCCATCTCATAATTCTGGTTCACCTCCTGATCAAACTTTTGCTCAGAACCCAGAGGTACCATACTATCCTTCGTACCCACATTACTTCTACCCTTATCCAGATCTTAAACCTGTAACTACTGCGCAGCCACTGTCATCTCCTTTAAGCAAGACAACTGAAGTGCAATCCAAACAAACTGCCCCTGAAGGACAAATGCCCCAGAAATTCCAGCCTTTTTATGTCTGGCCATCTCAACCTGAACAAGTGCCTGTTGAAAAAGAGACTCCAGTAGACTCTTCAGCCACCCAACGACCTAATGAAAAAGTGGAAAACCCTTTTTATCATTATCCACACAATTTTCAACACCCTAACTTCATTCCTGTACAGATGCCTGAAAACCCTGCTACGCAGTCACCAGTAACTAAACCACCGCCAGGTAAATTCCCTGAATATGTCCTTCCAAATTACTACCCATCTGGACCTACTCAGAAACCTCAAGAACCCACTTCAAGCAAACCTGAGAACCAAGAATACAAACCACAACCGGTACCCCCAGTTTCTCAGGAACCTCAGGGACAAATATACCAGCCGTTCTACCCAAACCCATTTTACACTCCCTTATGGCCTCAAGGCCCTTACCAGCCACAGATGCCAACCCCTACACTGGCTCCAAAGGGCCAAGTAAACCCTGATACGCAGTCACCAGTAACTAAACCCCCGCCAGGTAAATTCCCTGAATATGTCCTTCCAAATTACTACCCATCTGGACCTACTCAGAAACCTCAAGAACCCACTTCAAGCAAACCTGAGAACCAAGAATACAAACCACAACCGGTACCCCCAGTTTCTCAGGAACCTCAGGGACAAATATACCAGCCGTTCTACCCAAACCCATTTTACACTCCCTTATGGCCTCAAGGCCCTTACCAGCCACAGATGCCAGCCCCTACACTGGCTCCAAAGGGCCAAGTAAACCCTGATACGCAGTCACCAGTAACTAAACCACCGCCAGGTAAATTCCCTGAATATGTCCTTCCAAATTACTACCCATCTGGACCTACTCAGAAACTTCAAGAACCCACTTCAAGCAAACCTGAGAACCAAGAATACAAACCACAACCGGTACCCCCAGTTTCTCAGGAACCTCAGGGACAAATATACCCGCCGTTCTACCCAAACCCATTTTACACTCCCTTATGGCCTCAAGGCCCTTACCAGCCACAGATGCCAGCCCCTACACTGGCTCCAAAGGGCCAAGTAAACCCTGATACGCAGTCACCAGTAACTAAACCACCGCCAGGTAAATTCCCTGAATATGTCCTTCCAAATTACTACCCATCTGGACCTACTCAGAAACTTCAAGAACCCACTTCAAGCAAACCTGAGAACCAAGAATACAAACCACAACCGGTACCCCCAGTTTCTCAGGGACCTCAGGGACAAATATACCCGCCGTTCTACCCAAACCCATTTTACACTCCCTTATGGCCTCAAGGCCCTTACCAGCCACAGATGCCAGCCCCTACACTGGCTCCAAAGGGCCAAGTAAACCCTGCTACGCAGTCACCAGTAACTAAACCACCGCCAGGTAAATTCCCTGAATATGTCCTTCCAAATTACTACCCATCTGGACCTACTCAGAAACTTCAAGAACCCACTTCAAGCAAACCTGAGAACCAAGAATACAAACCACAACCGGTACCCCCAGTTTCTCAGGAACCTCAGGGACAAATATACCAGCCGTTCTACCCAAACCCATTTTACACTCCCTTATGGCCTCAAGGCCCTTACCAGCCACAGATGCCAGCCCCTACACTGGCTCCAAAGGGCCAAGTAAACCCTGGGACATCAAACCCCCAAATCCCTGGGAAATTGTCACCCAGTAAACCACCTTCAGCTCCACAGAGCAAAGTGCCATCACAACCTGAAGCTCCTGCAGGCGAAGTACAACAGCAGCTCTATCCCTACTTCTACCAACCAGAGCCTGAAAAACAACCAGATGAGAAGCCACAACCATCTCAGGAACCAGGTGCTAAACCAGCTGTCAACCCTCCAGAAGGCAATGTGTATTACCCTTTTAACCCTTATTACccccagcagcctcagcagatAACGTTACCCCCTACTACCTCCACACAGAGACCACAACCTAACAAAGGACCTAGTAATGGTGGTAATGTCCACCAAGGTCCACAACCAGGCTCTCCATATATGCCCCCTTTCTACTGCCCTCAATTCTGCCCATCTGGCATTTCTAATTGCTGTCCACAAATTGCTTTTCATCAACACATGCATCATTTTGTTCCAGCTGGACTTGGCAGTGAAAATGCTCCTCTAGTCTATCCAGTAATGCCATATCTCTCTTCATTGGGATATTCTGGGATTGATAGGGGCTTGGCTGATCCCTCTCCAGAGCAAACAGTGTCAACAACTGCCACCTCTGCAACCGCTTTACAACAGGCCCTTCCACCTCAGAATGAACAGCTGCCATATCTCCTGCCACCAGATGGTGTCAGTATACCTATAAATCAGATGCCAACCTACCCTTATTTTGTACCCAATCTATATCTACAACAAAATTTACCACAAAGCCAGTCAGCAGTTAATTACAATGCACCCTCTAGACCCCAGGCTCCTGGTAATTGGCAAGGAAATCcacattatatacagtcacaaCTGAGTCAACTACAGCTTTTGGCAAACCAGCAAAGGGTGCCCAGAGCCACGGAACTAAAACCATCTAATGTGAAAACCAGTGATTCTGAAGAGCCAATGCAAGCTAAAGTCAAAAGTGTAGCTGATCGTTTTCTTGTCCCTAACCCCATGCTTCAAGATGCCCGAGCACCTATTGCAAACTCCTCACAACAATTTCTTGGTGCCTTAAAGAAATCTACCAATGCTCAATCAAAGAGTTATGTGCTGCTACAGCAGGGCCCACCAGGTAGGGAGCGCAACAGTAACACTGAAGATCTGCTTGCTGACACAACCCTCCAGTCACAAAATCTTAAACCCCATCATCGGAATTTAAATCCCCTACAGGATAACCCCCCATTTGTCTCTGCAATGGATGGCTCTCATTTTGCACCATTGCCCAAGGACTCTTTCAATACAGCGCATATAAATCCTGAATTATTAGAAAAAATTTGGAAACTCAGGCGACCCCTCGGCTACAACCAAAGGATTCCAGCCCATGCTCCTGGAGAGGAATTTCAAGGATGGCACTCAGCAGCTGACCAAAG GACTGGAACTATGCGCCCAGAGAGGTGA
- the LOC118117777 gene encoding profilin-2 isoform X2, with protein MSWQSYVENLMADGSCQDSAIVGFTDAKYVWAAHAGGTFNNITSQEIDILIGKDRETFYTSGLTLGSKKCSVLRDSLHEDGDWTMDIRTKSHGGEPTYNVSVGKAGKVLVFVMGKEAVHGGILNMKAHAMAEYLRKSGY; from the exons ATGTCTTGGCAAAGCTACGTGGAGAACCTGATGGCCGATGGCAGCTGTCAGGATAGCGCCATTGTTGGGTTTACGGACGCCAAATATGTTTGGGCAGCACATGCCGGTGGTACTTTCAACAATATCACG tctcaAGAAATTGACATCCTTATCGGTAAGGACAGGGAGACCTTTTACACCAGCGGTCTCACTCTGGGCTCAAAGAAATGTTCAGTCCTCAGAGACAGCCTCCATGAGGATGGGGACTGGACAATGGACATCAGGACAAAGAGCCACGGAGGAGAGCCTACATACAATGTCTCTGTGGGAAAAGCTGGAAAAG TATTGGTTTTTGTCATGGGAAAGGAGGCGGTCCATGGTGGAATTCTTAACATGAAAGCACATGCAATGGCTGAGTACCTGAGGAAGTCTGGATATTAA
- the LOC118117777 gene encoding profilin-2 isoform X1 has translation MSWQSYVENLMADGSCQDSAIVGFTDAKYVWAAHAGGTFNNITSQEIDILIGKDRETFYTSGLTLGSKKCSVLRDSLHEDGDWTMDIRTKSHGGEPTYNVSVGKAGKVLVLVMGKEGVHGGGLNKKAYSMAKYLRDSGF, from the exons ATGTCTTGGCAAAGCTACGTGGAGAACCTGATGGCCGATGGCAGCTGTCAGGATAGCGCCATTGTTGGGTTTACGGACGCCAAATATGTTTGGGCAGCACATGCCGGTGGTACTTTCAACAATATCACG tctcaAGAAATTGACATCCTTATCGGTAAGGACAGGGAGACCTTTTACACCAGCGGTCTCACTCTGGGCTCAAAGAAATGTTCAGTCCTCAGAGACAGCCTCCATGAGGATGGGGACTGGACAATGGACATCAGGACAAAGAGCCACGGAGGAGAGCCTACATACAATGTCTCTGTGGGAAAAGCTGGAAAAG tttTGGTTCTTGTAATGGGAAAAGAAGGGGTCCATGGAGGCGGATTGAATAAGAAGGCTTACTCAATGGCAAAATACTTGAGGGATTCAGGGTTTTAA